A DNA window from Agrobacterium vaccinii contains the following coding sequences:
- a CDS encoding CsbD family protein: protein MDKNRIEGAAKELKGTIKEAAGKLTGNGKLEAEGKADKVAGNAQSAVGKGKDAVRDALK, encoded by the coding sequence ATGGATAAGAACCGGATCGAAGGTGCCGCTAAGGAACTCAAGGGCACAATCAAGGAAGCAGCCGGCAAGTTGACCGGCAACGGGAAGCTGGAAGCAGAAGGCAAGGCCGACAAGGTCGCGGGCAATGCCCAGAGCGCGGTTGGCAAGGGCAAGGATGCCGTCAGGGATGCCCTGAAATAA
- a CDS encoding DUF992 domain-containing protein, with the protein MKKTLILAIASTLALTSAASAANHSKKRAPEQVATQPKERLGTLSCEVAGGIGLLIGSSKAVTCQFKQRTGKVERYTGTIGKLGIDVGITGKSYLSWIVVNTAPTTVGEGSLAGTYVGASAGASVGIGLGANALVGGNSKNFGLQPLSAEAGTGLNVAAGVSRLQLRSMK; encoded by the coding sequence ATGAAAAAGACACTTATTCTCGCAATCGCCAGCACCCTTGCGCTCACCTCCGCCGCCTCTGCTGCAAACCACAGCAAAAAGCGCGCGCCAGAACAGGTCGCGACTCAGCCGAAAGAACGGTTGGGAACATTGTCCTGTGAGGTTGCAGGCGGCATCGGATTGCTGATCGGCTCCAGCAAGGCTGTGACTTGCCAGTTCAAGCAGCGCACCGGCAAGGTCGAACGCTACACCGGCACCATCGGCAAGCTCGGTATCGACGTTGGCATCACGGGCAAGTCCTATCTCAGCTGGATCGTGGTCAATACGGCGCCAACCACCGTGGGTGAAGGTAGCCTTGCAGGCACCTATGTCGGCGCTTCCGCTGGCGCCTCGGTGGGCATCGGTCTCGGCGCAAACGCTCTCGTGGGCGGCAATTCCAAGAATTTCGGCCTTCAGCCATTGAGTGCTGAAGCCGGTACCGGCCTCAACGTCGCCGCTGGCGTATCCCGCCTTCAGCTGCGTAGCATGAAATAA
- a CDS encoding pyridoxamine 5'-phosphate oxidase family protein, with protein sequence MADTKNDITKVWELAEKIGFCMLTTQTGADLRARPMSAYAEQLENAFYFLTDVASHKDEEVSRYPNVCLAFADSKGQKYVSISGVAEVQNDREKIRDLWATPAKAWWDDADDPSIRILKVTPSFAEYWDSPGTVISYIKMAAAAVSNTRPDMGENAKVEM encoded by the coding sequence ATGGCTGATACGAAAAATGACATTACCAAGGTGTGGGAACTCGCCGAGAAAATCGGGTTCTGCATGCTGACCACGCAAACGGGTGCAGATTTGCGCGCCCGCCCCATGTCGGCCTATGCCGAGCAGCTCGAAAACGCGTTCTATTTCCTCACCGATGTGGCAAGCCATAAGGACGAAGAAGTCTCGCGATACCCCAATGTCTGCCTCGCCTTCGCCGATTCCAAGGGCCAGAAATACGTATCGATATCAGGCGTTGCTGAAGTTCAGAACGACCGCGAAAAAATTCGCGATCTCTGGGCGACGCCTGCAAAGGCTTGGTGGGATGATGCCGACGATCCGTCTATCCGCATCCTGAAGGTGACGCCGTCCTTTGCCGAATACTGGGATAGCCCCGGCACCGTCATCAGCTACATCAAGATGGCCGCTGCCGCCGTCAGCAATACTCGCCCTGATATGGGTGAGAACGCCAAGGTCGAGATGTAA
- a CDS encoding LysR family transcriptional regulator, translating into MDQLAAMRVFARVVETGNFTRAANALEMPKTTVTNMVQGLEAHLRTTLLNRTTRRVMLTTDGALYYERAVQILSEIDELDGSLSNTNTQPSGKLRVEMAGAFADNIIIPNLCEFYQQYPQIRLDLGVGDRLVDYIVENVDCALRVGTPRDQSLIARKVADLEFITCASPEYIARFGMPQQPEDLEKDHFAVGYLNATSGQVMTMPFDNGLRSVEVTPRYIVSANDSRTFQNAALAGMGVAQLAPFMIREEMARGELVRVLPEWNREPMPVYIVYPQTRHVTNKVRVFVDWLAKLLHRSALGKLELPVRTDVPQRQEVA; encoded by the coding sequence ATGGACCAACTGGCTGCAATGCGCGTCTTTGCACGCGTGGTGGAAACGGGAAATTTCACGCGTGCTGCGAACGCGTTGGAAATGCCGAAGACCACCGTAACCAATATGGTGCAGGGGTTGGAAGCGCACTTGCGCACGACCCTGCTCAACCGTACGACACGCCGGGTCATGCTCACGACAGATGGCGCGCTCTATTACGAACGCGCTGTGCAGATACTATCCGAGATCGATGAGTTGGACGGCAGCCTCTCCAACACCAACACGCAGCCCTCGGGAAAATTGCGGGTGGAAATGGCCGGGGCGTTTGCAGATAATATCATCATCCCCAATCTCTGCGAATTCTATCAGCAATATCCGCAAATCCGTCTCGATCTCGGTGTCGGCGACCGGTTGGTGGACTACATTGTTGAAAACGTCGATTGCGCCCTGCGCGTCGGCACGCCGCGTGACCAGTCGCTCATCGCTCGCAAGGTCGCAGATCTGGAGTTCATCACCTGTGCGTCGCCTGAATACATCGCGCGTTTCGGAATGCCTCAGCAGCCTGAGGATTTGGAAAAAGACCATTTTGCCGTGGGATATCTCAACGCGACGTCCGGCCAGGTTATGACGATGCCTTTCGATAATGGCTTACGTTCAGTTGAGGTCACGCCGCGCTACATCGTCTCCGCCAATGACAGCCGGACCTTTCAGAATGCAGCACTGGCTGGCATGGGCGTCGCGCAGCTTGCACCCTTCATGATCAGGGAAGAAATGGCGAGGGGCGAGCTTGTGCGTGTGTTGCCGGAATGGAACCGCGAGCCGATGCCGGTCTACATCGTCTATCCGCAAACGAGGCACGTTACGAACAAGGTCCGCGTTTTCGTGGACTGGCTTGCCAAACTTCTACACAGGAGCGCGCTCGGAAAGCTGGAACTGCCGGTACGGACCGACGTGCCGCAGCGTCAGGAGGTCGCGTAG
- a CDS encoding alpha/beta hydrolase fold domain-containing protein, with product MTSQWHAIECSGATRPPLSVRVYKKESKDRTPPLVLYLRGGSFLEQGGKCPELPVAQALAESGAVVIEADYSTSSCNEFPAVIDCAFEALDCLSRSRKHYGGAKSLLFVAGEEAGGNVAAGLALKARDRMPGKLAGQILLSPMIDPLMASTSFRDADKIGMRQRWAEGWSHYLAKACGFAHPYAAPCLCTRLNRVAPALIFTAEDDPLRDETVNYAGRLSDAGVKVRQHVFPAGSGWTGLYRGEGGKWLSAVCTEFAGFVQDLKH from the coding sequence ATGACCAGCCAATGGCACGCGATCGAATGTAGCGGCGCCACGCGCCCGCCGCTTTCGGTCCGCGTTTATAAGAAGGAAAGCAAAGACCGGACACCGCCCCTTGTGCTCTACTTACGTGGTGGCTCGTTTCTGGAACAGGGCGGTAAGTGCCCAGAATTGCCGGTTGCGCAAGCGTTGGCAGAGAGCGGCGCAGTCGTCATCGAAGCGGATTACAGCACGTCGTCCTGCAACGAGTTTCCGGCTGTGATCGATTGTGCGTTTGAAGCGCTGGACTGTCTGAGCCGTAGCCGCAAACACTATGGTGGCGCCAAATCGCTGCTGTTCGTGGCCGGTGAAGAAGCAGGCGGCAATGTTGCAGCCGGTCTGGCGCTGAAAGCACGGGACCGGATGCCGGGAAAACTGGCAGGGCAAATCTTGCTCTCGCCGATGATCGATCCGCTGATGGCGTCCACGTCCTTTCGGGATGCAGACAAGATCGGCATGCGCCAGCGCTGGGCGGAAGGCTGGAGCCATTATCTGGCAAAGGCCTGCGGGTTTGCCCACCCCTACGCTGCGCCCTGCCTGTGCACACGGCTCAACCGTGTGGCACCGGCGTTGATATTCACTGCCGAGGACGATCCTCTGCGCGACGAGACCGTCAATTATGCCGGTCGTCTGAGTGACGCAGGGGTGAAGGTTCGGCAGCATGTTTTCCCTGCTGGTTCCGGCTGGACAGGGCTTTACCGCGGCGAGGGTGGCAAATGGCTGTCGGCTGTTTGCACCGAGTTTGCGGGTTTTGTTCAAGACCTGAAGCATTAG
- a CDS encoding efflux RND transporter periplasmic adaptor subunit, which produces MTLNKKRRALAGAGIGLAVSVAAAAFLFDLPMTTGAVAASGPAETPAIPVTVAVVESRDVTHWEQFSGRLEAVERVQIRSRVAGQIQSVHFREGALVKAGDALFTIDPAPYQAIVSGAEAQVASAEAKVGLARTELERGRRMSDNRTISQSDLDQRQSNLADAEAQARAARAALTTAQLDLSYTELRAPVSGRVGKLEITVGNLVAAGSTSPALTTLVSVDPIYASFNASEEMVAKALSQLPVSDGALQALEQIPVEVGTLADEGTPIKGTLHLIDNQVDSASGTIGVRAVFANTDGHLIPGQFVRVRMGEPKSENRIVITDRAIGTDQDKKFVFVVDGENKVNYRQIKPGSATDGLRIVESGLAAGDKIVVNGLQRIRPGAIVAPQVEDKVAASQ; this is translated from the coding sequence ATGACGCTGAACAAAAAGCGCCGGGCCCTTGCGGGCGCCGGTATAGGCCTTGCTGTGTCCGTTGCTGCGGCAGCATTTCTGTTCGATCTTCCTATGACCACAGGTGCTGTCGCCGCATCCGGTCCTGCGGAAACACCTGCCATTCCGGTCACAGTCGCCGTCGTCGAAAGCCGTGACGTGACCCATTGGGAGCAGTTTTCCGGGCGATTGGAAGCGGTCGAGCGGGTACAGATACGCTCGCGTGTTGCGGGTCAGATTCAGTCCGTTCACTTCCGTGAAGGTGCGCTGGTAAAGGCCGGAGACGCGCTTTTCACCATTGATCCAGCGCCCTATCAGGCCATCGTATCGGGTGCGGAAGCGCAGGTCGCTTCTGCCGAAGCCAAGGTCGGTCTTGCCCGAACGGAACTGGAGCGCGGACGCAGAATGTCCGATAACCGCACCATTTCGCAAAGCGATCTCGACCAGCGGCAGAGCAATCTGGCAGATGCCGAAGCCCAGGCACGGGCAGCACGCGCAGCGCTGACGACTGCTCAACTCGACCTCAGCTACACCGAACTTCGGGCTCCGGTCTCCGGCCGCGTCGGCAAGCTGGAAATCACCGTTGGCAACCTCGTTGCCGCAGGCTCCACATCACCTGCGCTGACAACACTGGTTTCGGTCGATCCGATCTATGCCAGCTTCAACGCCAGCGAAGAGATGGTCGCAAAGGCACTGTCGCAGCTTCCCGTCTCGGACGGCGCGCTTCAGGCTCTGGAGCAAATCCCCGTCGAAGTCGGTACTCTGGCCGATGAAGGCACGCCGATCAAGGGCACCTTGCATCTCATCGACAATCAGGTCGATAGCGCAAGCGGCACGATCGGGGTGCGGGCTGTGTTCGCCAATACGGATGGGCATCTGATTCCTGGCCAGTTCGTGCGGGTTCGCATGGGTGAGCCGAAGTCTGAAAACCGCATCGTCATCACCGATCGCGCCATCGGCACCGATCAGGACAAGAAATTCGTCTTCGTCGTGGATGGCGAGAACAAGGTGAACTATCGGCAGATCAAGCCGGGTTCTGCGACCGATGGCCTGCGCATCGTCGAAAGCGGACTTGCCGCCGGAGACAAGATCGTCGTCAACGGCCTTCAGCGTATTCGTCCCGGTGCAATCGTTGCGCCGCAGGTGGAAGACAAAGTCGCAGCCTCGCAATAA
- a CDS encoding efflux RND transporter permease subunit — protein sequence MNISRFFVDRPVFAGVLSVLIVVAGLIGMRALPISEYPDVVPPSIVVRATYPGANPKVIAETVATPLEEQINGVEDMLYMSSQATSDGVMTLTVTFKLGTDPDKAQQLVQNRVSQAEPRLPAEVRSLGVSTVKSSPDLMMVVHLVSPGNQYDLTYLRNYAVLNIKDRLARIEGVGQVQIFGAGDYSMRVWIDPQKAAEHNLAASDISNAIREQNVQAAAGTIGASPSLTGVDLQLNVNAQGRLSTPEEFGNIIVKSGTNGEITRLRDVARVELGAADYALRSLLDGESAVAIPVFQAPGSNAITISDQVSATMQDLQKAMPQGVKYEIVYDTTQFVRASIDKVIDTLLEAIALVVIVVILFLQTWRASIIPLIAVPVSIIGTFAVMYVFGFSINALSLFGLVLAIGIVVDDAIVVVENVERNIENGLSPRDATYRAMKEVSGPIIAIALVLVAVFVPLAFISGLSGQFYRQFALTIAISTVISAINSLTLSPALAALLLKGHDAPKDWLTRGMDKVFGGFFRGFNRAFGAASNGYGKSVGGLLNRKSIVMIVYMVLAGATYGMFNSVPGGFVPAQDKQYLIGFAQLPDAASLDRTEDVIKRMSDIAMKQPGVEHAIAFPGLSINGFTNSSNAGVVFVALSPFEERTTPELSGGAIAMALNQKFGAVQDAFIAMFPPPPVNGLGTTGGFKMQIEDRAGFGYQALDDVNKAFLAKAYQAPELAGLFSSFQINVPQLYADLDRAKAEQLGVSVTDVFETLQIYLGSLYVNDFNAFGRTYSVRVQADAKFRSQADDIGQLKVRSANGQMIPLSALLKVDATTGPERTTRYNGFLAADINGGPAPSFSSGEAQAAIERIAAETLPSGIAYEWTDLTYQQILAGSSGFLVFPLALLLVYLVLAAQYESLTLPLAIIMIVPMGVLAAMTGVWLTGGDNNIFTQIGLIVLVGLSAKNAILIVEFARELEFEGRSPVAAAIEASRLRLRPILMTSLAFIMGVVPLVISTGAGAEMRSAMGVAVFSGMIGVTIFGIFMTPVFYVLVRKLSGNRPLIQHKEEPANTDYKMEKAG from the coding sequence ATGAACATCTCCAGATTTTTTGTGGACCGGCCAGTCTTTGCTGGCGTGCTATCGGTCCTCATCGTCGTCGCTGGTCTCATCGGCATGCGCGCATTGCCGATTTCGGAATATCCCGACGTCGTGCCACCATCCATCGTCGTGCGCGCCACTTATCCCGGCGCGAACCCAAAGGTCATTGCCGAAACGGTGGCGACACCGCTGGAAGAGCAGATCAACGGCGTCGAAGACATGCTCTATATGTCCAGCCAGGCAACGTCCGATGGTGTCATGACGCTGACGGTAACGTTCAAGCTGGGCACGGACCCGGACAAGGCCCAGCAGTTGGTGCAGAACCGTGTCTCGCAGGCCGAGCCGCGTTTGCCAGCAGAAGTCAGAAGCCTTGGCGTTTCCACCGTCAAAAGCTCGCCCGACCTGATGATGGTCGTCCATTTGGTCTCGCCTGGCAATCAATACGACCTGACGTACCTGCGCAACTATGCCGTCCTCAACATCAAGGACCGTCTGGCGCGGATCGAAGGTGTGGGGCAAGTGCAAATCTTCGGCGCTGGCGATTACTCCATGCGCGTCTGGATCGATCCACAGAAAGCAGCCGAACACAATCTGGCGGCCAGCGATATCAGCAACGCCATCCGCGAACAGAACGTGCAGGCCGCAGCCGGCACCATCGGTGCATCTCCCAGCCTGACGGGCGTCGATCTTCAGCTCAACGTCAATGCTCAGGGCCGCCTCTCAACGCCGGAGGAATTCGGCAACATCATCGTCAAAAGCGGGACAAACGGCGAAATCACGCGCCTGCGGGATGTTGCTCGCGTCGAGCTCGGTGCTGCGGATTACGCGCTGCGTTCGCTTCTGGACGGTGAATCTGCCGTCGCCATTCCGGTCTTCCAGGCCCCTGGCTCAAACGCCATCACCATTTCCGACCAGGTCTCTGCCACCATGCAGGACTTGCAGAAGGCGATGCCGCAGGGCGTGAAATACGAGATCGTCTATGACACCACGCAGTTCGTGCGTGCCTCCATCGACAAGGTCATCGATACGCTGCTGGAAGCCATCGCACTCGTCGTTATCGTCGTCATCCTGTTTCTCCAGACATGGCGCGCCTCAATCATCCCGCTGATTGCCGTGCCGGTATCGATCATCGGCACCTTCGCGGTGATGTATGTCTTCGGCTTCTCGATCAACGCGCTCAGCCTCTTCGGACTGGTGCTGGCCATCGGTATCGTCGTGGATGATGCCATCGTGGTGGTGGAAAACGTCGAGCGAAACATCGAGAACGGATTGTCTCCACGTGACGCAACCTACCGCGCCATGAAGGAAGTGTCCGGCCCGATCATCGCCATCGCGTTGGTGCTGGTCGCCGTTTTCGTCCCGCTCGCCTTCATCTCGGGCCTGTCGGGCCAGTTCTACCGCCAGTTCGCGCTGACGATTGCAATCTCGACGGTCATTTCGGCCATCAACTCGTTGACACTGTCCCCAGCCTTGGCAGCACTGCTGCTGAAAGGCCACGACGCGCCGAAGGATTGGTTGACGCGTGGCATGGACAAGGTGTTTGGCGGCTTCTTCCGTGGCTTCAACCGCGCTTTTGGTGCAGCCTCGAACGGTTATGGCAAAAGTGTCGGCGGATTGCTGAACCGCAAGAGCATCGTCATGATCGTCTATATGGTTCTCGCAGGTGCGACCTACGGCATGTTCAATTCCGTACCGGGTGGTTTCGTGCCCGCACAGGACAAGCAGTATCTGATCGGCTTTGCGCAGTTGCCGGATGCCGCCAGTCTCGACCGCACGGAAGACGTCATCAAGCGCATGAGCGATATCGCCATGAAGCAGCCGGGCGTGGAACATGCGATTGCGTTTCCGGGCCTCTCCATCAACGGCTTCACGAACAGTTCCAATGCGGGTGTCGTCTTCGTGGCGCTCAGCCCCTTCGAAGAACGCACGACACCGGAGCTCTCCGGCGGTGCCATTGCCATGGCGCTCAACCAGAAATTCGGTGCCGTTCAGGATGCCTTTATCGCCATGTTCCCGCCGCCGCCGGTTAACGGTCTCGGCACCACGGGCGGCTTCAAGATGCAGATCGAGGACCGGGCTGGCTTCGGCTATCAGGCTTTGGATGATGTGAATAAGGCATTCCTCGCCAAGGCCTATCAGGCACCTGAACTGGCAGGCCTGTTCTCCAGCTTCCAGATCAACGTGCCGCAGCTCTACGCCGATCTTGATCGCGCCAAGGCAGAACAGCTCGGTGTTTCCGTCACTGATGTCTTCGAGACGCTACAAATCTATCTCGGCTCTCTTTACGTCAATGACTTCAACGCCTTCGGTCGTACCTACAGTGTGCGAGTGCAGGCGGACGCGAAGTTCCGTTCGCAGGCAGACGATATCGGTCAGTTGAAGGTACGCTCGGCGAACGGCCAGATGATACCGCTTTCGGCACTTCTGAAGGTGGATGCCACGACGGGACCGGAACGCACCACGCGTTACAACGGCTTCTTAGCCGCCGATATCAATGGTGGTCCGGCTCCGAGCTTCTCATCGGGCGAGGCACAGGCCGCCATAGAACGCATTGCTGCCGAAACGCTGCCATCCGGTATTGCTTACGAGTGGACGGATCTGACCTATCAGCAAATCCTGGCTGGAAGCTCGGGTTTCCTCGTCTTCCCGCTGGCCTTGCTGCTGGTCTATCTGGTGCTGGCGGCACAATATGAAAGTCTCACGCTGCCGCTGGCCATCATCATGATCGTTCCCATGGGCGTGCTTGCTGCCATGACCGGCGTGTGGTTGACAGGAGGTGACAACAACATCTTCACCCAGATAGGCCTCATCGTCCTAGTCGGTCTCTCGGCGAAAAACGCGATCCTGATCGTGGAATTCGCCCGGGAACTGGAGTTCGAAGGTCGCTCTCCCGTTGCCGCCGCCATCGAAGCCAGCCGTTTGCGTCTGCGCCCGATCCTCATGACATCACTCGCCTTCATCATGGGCGTGGTGCCGCTGGTGATCTCTACGGGTGCGGGTGCAGAAATGCGCTCGGCCATGGGTGTGGCGGTCTTCTCCGGCATGATCGGCGTCACGATCTTCGGTATCTTCATGACGCCGGTGTTCTACGTGCTCGTGCGCAAACTCTCGGGCAACCGCCCGCTGATCCAGCATAAGGAAGAGCCTGCGAACACCGACTACAAGATGGAAAAGGCAGGCTGA
- a CDS encoding copper homeostasis protein CutC: MSRADILLEVCVDDVDGLQAAIEGGADRIELCSALAVGGLTPSPGLMSLAGRSSVPCYAMIRPRVGDFVYSADELAVMEDDILFAASCGLSGVVFGVSRTDGQLDAEAMMRLSDAVGSVPRTLHRAFDLVPDLSEAIEIAVACGFERILTSGRARSAIDGLTDLKASVEIAAGRISIMPGSGVNLDTVDALLAQLDVKEVHSSCSISIPDGNTAVKDYGFSISGMKRTSVDIVRAMKARLTGSNG, translated from the coding sequence ATGAGCCGTGCGGACATCTTGCTGGAAGTGTGTGTCGATGATGTCGATGGCCTTCAGGCTGCCATTGAAGGCGGCGCTGATCGCATCGAACTGTGCAGCGCGCTCGCGGTTGGCGGCCTGACGCCGTCTCCCGGTCTGATGAGCCTCGCGGGGCGATCTTCCGTTCCCTGCTATGCCATGATCAGGCCACGCGTCGGAGACTTCGTTTATAGTGCAGACGAACTTGCCGTTATGGAAGACGACATCCTCTTCGCCGCCTCCTGCGGTCTGTCAGGCGTCGTGTTCGGCGTAAGTCGGACTGATGGGCAACTGGATGCCGAGGCAATGATGCGATTGTCAGACGCTGTCGGTTCTGTCCCCAGAACCCTGCACCGCGCCTTCGATCTCGTGCCCGATCTATCCGAGGCCATAGAGATCGCCGTGGCCTGTGGCTTCGAGCGTATCCTGACATCGGGACGTGCGCGTTCTGCAATCGATGGCCTAACCGACCTCAAGGCGTCGGTTGAAATCGCGGCTGGGCGGATTTCCATCATGCCCGGGTCCGGCGTCAATCTCGATACGGTCGATGCATTGCTAGCCCAACTGGATGTGAAAGAGGTTCACTCCTCCTGCTCCATCAGCATTCCAGACGGAAATACGGCTGTTAAGGACTACGGGTTTTCGATCTCGGGGATGAAGCGGACCAGCGTTGATATTGTTCGCGCCATGAAAGCCCGCCTGACTGGCTCAAACGGTTGA
- a CDS encoding ABC transporter ATP-binding protein has protein sequence MGNLTLKSVDKSFGTVDVLKGIDLEVKDGEFVIFVGPSGCGKSTLLRTIAGLEDISSGEIIIDGREVSAVPPAKRGIAMVFQSYALYPHLTVKDNMGLGLKQAGTPKTEIDTRVAKASSLLSLEPYLERRPAELSGGQRQRVAIGRAIVREPTLFLFDEPLSNLDAALRVQTRLEIARLHRRLKATMIYVTHDQVEAMTLADKIVVLNAGRIEQVGSPMELYNKPANLFVAGFIGSPQMNFIDAGRLGESGYKTLGIRPEHISLSRDTGTWAGKVVHVEHLGADTIVYLESEKVGLLTVRLFGEHAYAPDDIVYASHTGTAIHRFDAGGNVII, from the coding sequence TTGGGTAATCTGACACTGAAATCCGTTGACAAATCCTTCGGAACCGTCGATGTGCTGAAAGGTATCGATCTGGAGGTCAAGGACGGCGAGTTCGTGATTTTCGTTGGCCCGTCCGGTTGCGGAAAGTCAACGCTTCTGCGCACCATAGCCGGGCTTGAGGATATCAGCTCCGGCGAGATCATCATCGACGGTCGTGAAGTCTCGGCGGTCCCGCCTGCCAAGCGCGGCATTGCCATGGTGTTTCAGTCCTATGCGCTCTATCCGCATCTGACGGTCAAGGACAATATGGGGCTTGGCCTCAAGCAGGCGGGAACGCCTAAAACCGAAATCGATACGCGGGTTGCAAAGGCCTCGTCGCTGCTATCGCTCGAGCCCTATCTGGAACGCCGCCCGGCCGAGCTTTCCGGCGGTCAGCGCCAGCGTGTCGCCATCGGGCGTGCAATCGTTCGGGAGCCGACACTGTTCCTGTTCGATGAACCGCTATCCAATCTCGATGCGGCCCTTCGGGTGCAGACCCGCCTTGAAATCGCCCGGCTGCATCGCCGCCTGAAGGCGACGATGATCTACGTCACGCATGATCAGGTCGAAGCGATGACGCTGGCCGACAAGATCGTGGTTCTCAATGCAGGCCGTATCGAGCAGGTGGGCTCGCCGATGGAGCTTTACAACAAGCCGGCCAATCTGTTCGTCGCAGGCTTCATAGGCTCGCCGCAGATGAACTTCATCGATGCGGGTCGCCTTGGCGAGAGCGGATACAAGACACTCGGCATCCGCCCCGAACATATTTCGCTGTCCCGCGATACCGGCACATGGGCGGGCAAGGTGGTGCATGTGGAGCATCTTGGCGCCGACACGATTGTCTATCTGGAAAGCGAAAAGGTCGGGCTTTTGACCGTGCGGTTGTTCGGTGAGCATGCCTATGCGCCGGACGATATTGTCTATGCATCGCACACCGGAACGGCCATCCACCGTTTCGACGCAGGTGGCAACGTCATCATATGA
- a CDS encoding Gfo/Idh/MocA family protein codes for MSAQPLKVLVAGLGNMGLSHALAYAANPGFEIVGLVNRSTPDLPAPLSNHSVLPSFDDALAELKPDLCSINTYSDSHAAFAIKAMEAGCHVFVEKPLATTVADAERVVACARANGRKLVVGYILRHHPSWMKLISLARELGGPYVFRMNLNQQSSGKTWATHKALMQTTPPIVDCGVHYVDVMCQITDAKPVSVRGMGLRLSDEIAPDMYNYGHLQVMFDDGSIGWYEAGWGPMISETAFFVKDVMSPKGSVSIVMDPNAKSDDIDTHTKTSTICLHKAQTGADGQFLEPDQFLQMAGEPGHQELCDREQAYVLKAILEDIDLDRHMTDAVQSLRICLAADESARTGRMVDL; via the coding sequence ATGAGTGCGCAACCCCTGAAGGTTCTGGTCGCTGGCCTCGGCAATATGGGGCTGAGCCATGCGCTGGCCTATGCCGCAAATCCGGGCTTCGAGATCGTCGGTCTCGTCAATCGCTCGACCCCTGACCTGCCAGCACCGCTTTCGAACCATAGCGTTCTGCCTTCTTTCGATGACGCTCTGGCAGAGTTGAAGCCTGATCTTTGCTCGATCAATACCTATTCCGACAGCCATGCGGCCTTTGCGATCAAGGCGATGGAGGCCGGTTGCCATGTCTTCGTGGAAAAGCCGCTGGCGACAACGGTGGCAGATGCCGAACGCGTGGTGGCCTGCGCCCGCGCCAATGGCCGCAAGCTGGTGGTCGGCTATATCCTGCGCCATCATCCCTCATGGATGAAGCTGATCTCGCTTGCCCGCGAGCTTGGCGGTCCCTACGTCTTTCGCATGAACCTCAACCAGCAATCCTCCGGCAAGACATGGGCGACGCACAAGGCGCTGATGCAAACCACGCCGCCGATCGTCGATTGTGGCGTCCATTACGTCGACGTGATGTGCCAGATCACCGATGCCAAGCCGGTGTCGGTCCGCGGCATGGGCCTGCGCCTGTCGGATGAGATCGCGCCGGACATGTATAATTACGGCCATCTGCAGGTCATGTTCGACGATGGCTCCATCGGCTGGTACGAGGCCGGGTGGGGACCGATGATTTCGGAGACAGCCTTCTTCGTGAAGGATGTGATGTCACCCAAAGGCAGCGTCTCCATCGTCATGGACCCGAACGCGAAATCCGACGACATCGACACGCACACCAAGACCTCGACGATCTGTCTGCACAAGGCGCAGACGGGCGCGGATGGCCAGTTCCTCGAGCCGGACCAGTTTCTGCAAATGGCCGGTGAGCCCGGTCATCAGGAGCTGTGCGACCGTGAGCAGGCCTATGTGCTCAAAGCCATTCTTGAAGACATCGACCTCGACCGACACATGACCGATGCCGTGCAGTCCCTTCGCATTTGCCTTGCGGCAGATGAGAGCGCACGCACTGGCCGCATGGTCGATCTTTGA